A stretch of Prunus dulcis chromosome 6, ALMONDv2, whole genome shotgun sequence DNA encodes these proteins:
- the LOC117630240 gene encoding histidine-containing phosphotransfer protein 2-like yields MAAKGKDLSQQLEELISSLQEQGILTDYFYELRGLQDDNNPRLVDEIITIFLRVAEDYRAELTRNLSEPDVNYPEVNKLAIRFKSSSTSNACGLVALACQELVDASEAKNKEGCLVALDNVNREYLVAKENLNRIVGMEREIYDMRLCRK; encoded by the exons ATGGCTGCGAAAGGGAAGGATCTTAGCCAACAGCTTGAGGAACTCATCAGCTCCTTGCAAGAACAA GGCATTTTGACCGACTACTTTTACGAACTAAGAGGGCTACAAGATGACAACAACCCTCGCTTGGTTGACGAAATTATCACCATCTTCCTTCGTGTAGCTGAAGATTACAGAGCCGAACTCACAAGAAATCT gaGTGAGCCTGATGTCAACTATCCTGAGGTGAATAAACTCGCAATCAGGTTTAAAAGTAGTAGCACAAG TAATGCCTGTGGCCTGGTTGCCCTTGCCTGTCAAGAGCTTGTTGATGCAAGTGaagcaaagaacaaagaaGG GTGCCTTGTGGCTCTTGACAATGTCAACCGTGAATATCTTGTCGCCAAAGAGAATTTGAATCGCATTGTTGGG ATGGAACGTGAAATTTATGACATGAGGCTGTGCCGAAAGTAA